One genomic region from Leifsonia poae encodes:
- a CDS encoding fibronectin type III domain-containing protein, translating to MASVHTAHATYNLDVSLVSQNRAGNYSTLSVHVYAVADAGWSGSASGIGFSATGYGNGTFGFSGTRAEVVTYTFNVGHDAAGNLTGYAVSAHTNDTGTSTYGGPVDISQAVIVPRIPKVPSVPAAITATAQPGLKVAVTITGSADNGGSAVTAYTVQYSADGGATWTGNQNINSGSYTYAGLAPGNYIFRVWATNAIGNSGYRVSGTVTVLAGGYVWNGTSWVASLGVYVWNGTGWVLCQGVYVWNGTSWAAAL from the coding sequence ATGGCATCCGTTCATACCGCGCACGCGACCTACAACCTTGACGTTTCTCTGGTCAGCCAGAATCGGGCGGGCAACTACTCGACGCTGAGTGTCCACGTGTATGCCGTCGCGGACGCAGGTTGGTCGGGCTCCGCGTCGGGCATCGGGTTCAGCGCGACCGGATACGGCAACGGCACGTTCGGTTTCAGCGGCACCAGGGCGGAGGTCGTCACATACACCTTCAACGTCGGCCACGACGCGGCCGGCAACCTCACGGGCTATGCCGTCTCGGCGCACACGAACGACACCGGAACGAGCACCTACGGCGGCCCGGTCGATATCTCTCAGGCCGTCATCGTGCCACGCATCCCGAAAGTGCCGAGCGTGCCGGCCGCGATCACGGCGACGGCGCAGCCCGGCTTGAAGGTCGCCGTGACGATCACTGGAAGCGCGGACAACGGCGGCAGCGCCGTCACCGCCTACACGGTGCAGTACAGCGCAGACGGCGGCGCGACGTGGACCGGAAACCAGAACATCAACAGCGGAAGCTACACCTACGCCGGCCTCGCCCCGGGCAATTACATCTTCCGTGTGTGGGCGACTAACGCGATCGGTAACAGCGGCTACCGCGTCTCGGGCACCGTCACCGTGCTCGCTGGCGGCTACGTCTGGAACGGCACGAGCTGGGTCGCGTCGCTCGGCGTGTACGTCTGGAACGGCACCGGTTGGGTGCTCTGCCAGGGCGTCTACGTCTGGAACGGCACGAGCTGGGCGGCGGCACTATGA